A genomic window from Silene latifolia isolate original U9 population chromosome 11, ASM4854445v1, whole genome shotgun sequence includes:
- the LOC141614669 gene encoding uncharacterized protein LOC141614669: MQVPALINQFLNQINTQFEKKLKVFRSDNESEFIQAQCHEMFSHKGIIHQTSMAGQPDKFAGKARKCIMIGYPFGKKGYIVYDIETHKCFFSRDVKFQEDIFPFKKIPVSNSNKTSEKINSDDPLTVVNPGASQHLIFQKPNNVTSFDASTDIPTSVHDGTRTKEQTISRASVDIPTPNSISTTPATTSGSAGSDIINATETGVRRSTRPVISTRKFKEYQCSIKLLTRSTSGQAKQALNASILADLTQFDKEYVASLSNVIAEPEPTHYAQAVKNPKWIEAMKMELEALERTETKKLTELPLGHKAIEHKWIYKIKHKLADGTIERYKARLVAKSYNQLKDKDYKDTFSPVAKFTTVRSLIALASAK, encoded by the exons ATGCAAGTACCAGCTCTTATTAATCAGTTTTTGAATCAGATCAACACACAGTTTGAGAAAAAGCTCAAGGTGTTTAGAAGTGATAATGAATCTGAATTTATTCAGGCACAATGTCATGAAATGTTTAGTCACAAAGGCATAATACATCAAACAAGCATGGCAG GACAGCCTGATAAATTTGCAGGAAAAGCTAGGAAATGTATTATGATTGGTTACCCCTTTGGCAAGAAAGGGTACATAGTTTATGATATAGAGACACACAAATGTTTCTTTAGCAGGGATGTCAAGTTTCAGGAGGACATATTTCCATTCAAGAAAATTCCAGTGAGTAATTCAAACAAGACATCAGAAAAGATTAATTCTGATGATCCACTTACTGTGGTTAATCCTGGTGCATCTCAGCATCTTATTTTTCAAAAGCCAAATAATGTGACTTCATTTGATGCCAGTACTGATATTCCAACCTCAGTACATGATggtacaaggactaaagaacaaactATTTCACGCGCTAGTGTTGATATACCAACACCTAACTCAATATCAACAACTCCTGCAACAACTTCTGGTTCTGCAGGATCTGATATCATCAATGCCACTGAGACTGGGGTAAGAAGATCCACCAGACCTGTTATCTCTACAAGAAAGTTTAAGGAATATCAGTGCAGCATAAAACTTCTTACCAGATCCACATCTGGTCAAGCAAAACAAGCGCTGAATGCATCCATATTAGCTGATCTCACTCAGTTTGATAAAGAATATGTTGCTTCTTTATCCAATGTTATTGCTGAGCCTGAACCTACTCATTATGCTCAAGCAGTTAAGAATCCAAAATGGATTGAAGCCATGAAAATGGAATTAGAAGCATTGGAAAGAACAGAGACAAAGAAGCTGACTGAGTTACCACTTGGTCATAAAGCAATAGAGCATAAGTGGATTTATAAAATTAAACACAAGCTGGCAGATGGTACCATAGAAAGGTACAAGGCTAGACTAGTTGCCAAAAGCTATAACCAGCTGAAAGACAAGGATTACAAAGACACATTTTCACCAGTAGCAAAATTCACTACAGTGAGATCTCTTATTGCTCTTGCATCTGCTAAATAA
- the LOC141614668 gene encoding uncharacterized protein LOC141614668 translates to MPESVNNSDDSPYAFFDDPLFLSTNDQPCLKLIDYKFNGKNFLNWKRDTYVALISKNKEGFIDGSVKKPDISDKKYHQWMRCDILVRQWMRNSMDDDIKENMSYANSSKDLWDEMIERYDDVNAIEIYQFRKDLNVISQGNTPLIEYYGNLKRTWKNLDTLDLIPTCTCGALSAYTCQLLKRIIDRDTHTKLIQFLMGLNSGYEGVKTNILSMEPLPPLNKALSLLQKIERQKQVSDAVDVLAEANAYVANAEVKQPDVKKAKIDSSAVADAEVVVKKCTHCNRKGHTIDECYQLKTCSFCGKKGHIQSICHWYKQTGALEAEVAILEKDLLEVVILVGM, encoded by the coding sequence ATGCCTGAATCAGTTAATAATTCTGATGATTCTCCATATGCTTTCTTTGATGATCCATTGTTTCTATCAACTAATGATCAACCATGCTTAAAATTGATTGACTACAAGTTCAATGGTAAAAATTTTTTGAATTGGAAAAGGGATACTTATGTTGCTTTGATTTCTAAAAACAAAGAGGGGTTCATTGATGGATCTGTTAAGAAACCTGATATTTCTGATAAAAAGTACCATCAATGGATGAGATGTGACATATTGGTTAGACAGTGGATGCGTAATTCTATGGATGATGATATTAAAGAAAATATGTCTTATGCCAATTCGTCCAAAGATTTATGGGATGAGATGATTGAGAGGTATGATGATGTTAATGCCATAGAGATATATCAGTTTCGTAAagatttgaatgttattagtcagGGTAATACACCATTGATTGAGTATTATGGTAACCTCAAGAGGACATGGAAGAATCTTGACACTCTTGACCTTATTCCCACCTGTACTTGTGGAGCATTGTCAGCCTATACTTGTCAACTCCTCAAAAGAATTATTGACAGGGACACTCACACCAAGTTAATACAGTTTTTAATGGGATTAAATAGTGGGTATGAGGGTGTTAAGACCAATATTTTGTCCATGGAGCCATTACCACCTCTGAACAAAGCATTGTCCTTGCTTCAAAAGATCGAGAGACAGAAACAAGTTTCTGATGCTGTCGATGTTCTTGCTGAGGCAAATGCATATGTTGCTAATGCTGAGGTCAAGCAACCAGATGTTAAAAAGGCAAAGATTGACAGTTCAGCAGTTGCTGATGCTGAAGTTGTTGTCAAGAAGTGTACTCACTGTAACAGGAAAGGGCACACAATAGATGAGTGTTATCAACTGAAGACCTGTTCTTTCTGTGGTAAAAAGGGTCATATTCAGTCTATTTGCCATTGGTATAAGCAAACAGGGGCATTAGAGGCAGAGGTGGCTATCCTAGAGAAGGATCTACTAGAGGTGGTTATACTGGTAGGAATGTGA
- the LOC141615308 gene encoding F-box/LRR-repeat protein At3g59210-like, with product MADSEHSKSSNLNTDNTETLDRLTELPSNLIYHILGFLSTKCAVATCILSKKWRYTWVHVPALDLTDLPSTNTDGTFQKDYLVCFRNFMNRVLLLNDAPCLERVRFEAYDCLPPYTAFEWLQVIARRSVKELYLSNKCPPIFGVPPKHVLAKGELVVLKLERLCFYDLSWLVHLPCLRILSLEEVAFRDPEFEEVKDPFANILYNCPILEELNIDRCIGFDELSVKSSSLKTLRLISNSKRKERVTIKTPNLESLYLSIGMKQSLVDDFPSLVDARLEVWCSTVRWVNLLQKFRFIKTLVLFGIILDGRNNVSKLPTFENLTVLEVAYSPWPIILQIVENSPHLTHLSIQKLMYDWPNTSPKNKALSLEEIECHCFD from the exons ATGGCAGATTCAGAGCATTCGAAATCCTCAAATCTTAACACCGATAACACAGAAACTTTGGACCGCTTAACTGAATTACCTAGCAACCTTATCTATCATATTTTGGGGTTCCTCTCTACAAAATGTGCCGTAGCTACCTGTATATTGTCGAAGAAATGGAGATATACTTGGGTACATGTTCCTGCTCTTGACTTGACTGATTTACCATCCACAAACACGGACGGTACCTTCCAAAAAGATTACTTGGTCTGCTTTAGGAATTTCATGAACCGGGTCCTATTACTGAATGATGCCCCTTGCCTAGAACGTGTGCGCTTTGAGGCCTATGACTGCCTTCCTCCATATACTGCCTTTGAATGGCTTCAGGTTATAGCAAGGCGAAGTGTAAAGGAACTTTATCTAAGTAATAAGTGTCCTCCAATTTTCGGAGTACCACCAAAACATGTACTGGCTAAGGGAGAGCTAGTTGTACTAAAGTTAGAAAGGCTTTGCTTCTATGATTTATCGTGGCTTGTCCATCTTCCATGTCTGAGGATCCTTTCTCTTGAGGAAGTGGCGTTTAGAGACCCAGAGTTCGAAGAAGTGAAGGATCCTTTTGCGAACATCTTATATAATTGCCCTATCCTTGAGGAATTAAATATTGATCGTTGCATAGGCTTTGATGAGCTCTCTGTGAAATCGTCTTCTCTAAAGACACTAAGATTGATATCCAATAGTAAAAGAAAAGAGAGAGTCACAATTAAAACACCCAATCTCGAATCCCTCTACCTATCAATTGGTATGAAGCAATCATTGGTTGATGATTTTCCATCTTTGGTTGACGCAAGGCTTGAGGTGTGGTGTTCGACTGTCAGATGGGTTAATTTACTTCAGAAGTTCCGCTTCATAAAGACTCTGGTGCTTTTTGGAATTATTCTGGAT GGTCGTAATAATGTCAGTAAGCTGCCGACATTTGAGAATTTAACCGTTCTGGAAGTAGCATATAGTCCCTGGCCAATTATACTACAAATCGTTGAAAACTCCCCGCATCTTACACATTTAAGCATACAAAAG TTGATGTATGACTGGCCTAATACTTCACCCAAGAACAAGGCGTTATCTTTGGAAGAAATTGAGTGTCATTGCTTCGATTGA
- the LOC141614666 gene encoding uncharacterized protein LOC141614666, whose amino-acid sequence MPLYTKFLKDVLTKKRSIGGDGLVALRGQCSAVLLNPMPEKLQDPGSFSITCMVGNVSIKKELCDLGASVSILSLPIARKVGLHDMIPTSMTLQLDDRSVQIPIGVIKDVLVKVGNFYIPADFVVLDFSEDQQTPIILGRPFLATGDVNISVKEGKLTFKVGGNMVEFSLTGAISQPMFESVYSVDMLENVIEDAKDKCSGEHLEEDYEALPLLLDEDEGKNPPKVDLKPLLPSHEYAYLDEANSFPVIINANLMASQKEKLLNVLKANKKAIGYSLVDLTGIDPRVCMHRITLEDGSLLLLNLRRG is encoded by the coding sequence ATGCCACTCTACACCAAATTCTTGAAGGATGTTTTGACAAAGAAGAGGAGCATTGGAGGAGATGGTCTAGTGGCTCTTAGGGGGCAATGTAGTGCGGTCTTGCTCAACCCCATGCCGGAAAAGCTACaagatccgggtagtttctctattacgtGCATGGTGGGTAATGTTAGTATCAAGAAGGAACTTTGTGATCTTGGTGCTAGTGTTAGCATACTTTCGCTCCCTATTGCAAGGAAGGTTGGTTTGCATGACATGATACCTACATCTATGACCTTGCAACTAGACGATAGGTCGGTACAAATACCAATAGGTGTAATTAAAGATGTTCTGGTTAAAGTGGGCAATTTCTATATCCCGGCCGACTTTGTGGTTCTTGACTTTTCGGAAGACCAACAAACTCCCATTATTCTTGGGAGGCCTTTCTTGGCAACCGGGGATGTCAACATAAGTGTTAAAGAAGGAAAGCTCACTTTCAAAGTGGGAGGAAATATGGTAGAATTTTCTTTGACCGGGGCAATTTCACAACCAATGTTTGAGAGTGTCTATTCGGTGGACATGTTAGAAAATGTGATTGAAGATGCAAAGGATAAGTGCTCGGGGGAGCATTTGGAAGAAGACTATGAGGCTCTACCACTACTCCTTGATGAAGATGAGGGTAAAAACCCTCCAAAGGTAGATCTCAAACCCTTACTCCCCTCCCAtgagtatgcttaccttgatgaggcAAACTCCTTCCCCGTTATCATTAATGCAAATCTAATGGCATCTCAAAAGGAAAAACTTTTAAATGTTCTCAAAGCAAACAAGAAAGCCATTGGGTATAGCCTTGTTGATCTCACGGGAATCGATCCTCGAGTATGCATGCACCGCATCACACTTGAGGATGGATCACTCCTTCTGCTCAACCTAAGAAGAGGTTGA